One window of the Diospyros lotus cultivar Yz01 chromosome 12, ASM1463336v1, whole genome shotgun sequence genome contains the following:
- the LOC127814220 gene encoding transcription repressor OFP12-like: protein MLNNIGKNLNLCLPKIKLGVAASASPQQLDRRPNPSSVDAFTNFNSLYDLTVDSHYDVDSTSDSDADAGPITPDLTTAFASQRFFCSSPGLSNSIIDSSISPSSSSSSSAAAAPPPPDALVGGAVPIPTYSPDPFNDFRRSMQEMVEARDLVDVSANCDRLHELLSCYLSLNPKSTHKFIVEAFADLLVSLMSPPPPAAKSPDRKSDSSGQCT from the coding sequence ATGCTGAACAATATCGGAAAAAACCTTAACCTCTGCCTCCCCAAGATCAAACTAGGAGTTGCCGCTTCTGCGTCGCCCCAGCAACTAGATCGCCGCCCCAACCCCTCCTCCGTCGACGCCTTCACCAATTTCAACTCTCTCTACGACCTCACCGTCGATTCCCACTACGACGTCGACTCCACCTCCGACTCCGACGCCGACGCCGGCCCCATCACTCCCGACCTCACCACCGCCTTCGCCTCCCAACGATTCTTCTGCTCCTCTCCTGGCCTCTCCAACTCCATCATCGACTCCTCCATCTccccctcttcctcctcctcctcctccgctgCCGCCGCCCCGCCGCCTCCGGACGCCCTCGTCGGTGGCGCCGTCCCCATACCCACGTACTCGCCGGACCCGTTCAACGACTTCCGCCGATCTATGCAAGAGATGGTGGAGGCACGTGACTTGGTCGACGTCAGCGCCAACTGTGACCGCCTGCACGAGCTCCTTTCGTGCTATCTTTCTCTCAACCCCAAGAGCACCCACAAGTTCATCGTCGAAGCCTTCGCCGATCTCCTAGTCTCTCTGAtgtcgccgccgccgccggcgGCCAAGAGTCCCGACCGGAAATCTGATTCCTCCGGACAGTGTACGTAA
- the LOC127814222 gene encoding 40S ribosomal protein S18-like isoform X2 yields the protein MSLVANEDFQHILRVQNTNVDGKQKIMFAMTAIKGIGRRFANIVCKKADVDMNKRAGELSTQELDNLMTIVANPRQFKIPDWFLNRKKDYKDGKYSQVTSNALDMKLRDDLERLKKIRNHRGLRHYWGLRVRGQHTKTTGRRGKTVGVSKKR from the exons ATG TCGCTGGTAGCGAATGAAGATTTCCAGCACATTCTGCGAGTGCAGAACACGAACGTGGACGGGAAACAGAAGATCATGTTTGCTATGACGGCGATAAAAGGTATCGGCCGTCGTTTCGCCAACATTGTCTGTAAGAAGGCAGACGTCGACATGAACAAGCG GGCTGGTGAACTTTCAACTCAAGAACTGGATAACCTGATGACAATTGTTGCAAATCCTCGCCAGTTCAAGATCCCCGACTGGTTTCTGAACAGGAAGAAGGATTACAAGGATGGGAAATATTCTCAGGTGACGTCCAATGCACTGGATATGAAGCTGAGAGATGATTtggagaggttgaagaagatcAG GAATCACCGTGGTCTCCGTCACTACTGGGGTCTTAGAGTCCGTGGACAGCACACCAAGACCACTGGCCGAAGGGGAAAGACTGTTGGTGTCTCCAAGAAGCGATAA
- the LOC127814222 gene encoding 40S ribosomal protein S18-like isoform X1, translated as MVRANANAKLSSISLVANEDFQHILRVQNTNVDGKQKIMFAMTAIKGIGRRFANIVCKKADVDMNKRAGELSTQELDNLMTIVANPRQFKIPDWFLNRKKDYKDGKYSQVTSNALDMKLRDDLERLKKIRNHRGLRHYWGLRVRGQHTKTTGRRGKTVGVSKKR; from the exons ATGGTGCGAGCCAATGCCAATGCGAAGCTCTCGTCAATC TCGCTGGTAGCGAATGAAGATTTCCAGCACATTCTGCGAGTGCAGAACACGAACGTGGACGGGAAACAGAAGATCATGTTTGCTATGACGGCGATAAAAGGTATCGGCCGTCGTTTCGCCAACATTGTCTGTAAGAAGGCAGACGTCGACATGAACAAGCG GGCTGGTGAACTTTCAACTCAAGAACTGGATAACCTGATGACAATTGTTGCAAATCCTCGCCAGTTCAAGATCCCCGACTGGTTTCTGAACAGGAAGAAGGATTACAAGGATGGGAAATATTCTCAGGTGACGTCCAATGCACTGGATATGAAGCTGAGAGATGATTtggagaggttgaagaagatcAG GAATCACCGTGGTCTCCGTCACTACTGGGGTCTTAGAGTCCGTGGACAGCACACCAAGACCACTGGCCGAAGGGGAAAGACTGTTGGTGTCTCCAAGAAGCGATAA